CGCGAGGAGGCCGGCCGACAGGCGATCACCGCCCAGGAGTTGTGCCGTCGCGTCGGCGTGTCGCGGGAATCGCTGCGTCTGCGCTTTCATGAAACGCTCGGCCGCTCGCCGAAGCAGGAAGTCGACCGGCAGCGCGCGGACCTCGTCGGGGAGATCCTGCGACGCCAGAACTGGACCTTGGAGCGGATCGCCCAGCACTGCGGATTCACCGGCAGCGACGAGCTGTGCCGCTTTTTCAAGCGCGTGAAAGGCTGCACTGCGGGTTCGTGGCGGAGTGGATGAAGGAGCTTCGAAGCAGGACAACCGCTTCGTTTGGGCGGGGCTCTGCCGGTTGTAGGGCACCGCCGAACCAAGCGTCGCCGAGACTTTCATCTCAGCCGAAAACCATTTCAGCAGGGCCTGCCCGCACCGCCGGACTGGGCGCAGGTGGAAGTGGATGCACGGGCCCCGCGCGAAGACGCCAGCGGCCTGACGGTGCTCTTGGCCGGTGGAACCGAACTCCACATCGCCAGCCATGCGGCAGTGCCGCTCGCCGCCGCCCCGATCCGCGAACTGTCCCGGCCATGCTGAGCTTTTCCGGCAGCCTCAAGGTGTTCGTAGCGGTGGAGCCCTGCGACATGCGCCGCAGCTTCTCCGGCCTGCACGATGCCGTCGGCACCAAGCTCAAGGAAGATCCCAAGAGCGGCGCGATCTTCGTCTTCACCAACAAACGCCCCACCCTGCTCAAGATCCTCTATTTTGATGGTATCCTTCGTCTCGCCAAGGGCGCCGGGCACGCGCTGGTACCCACCGGCTGTCGCCTGAAGCTGCCGCCAGAACTCGAACACGAAGTCGCTATCATCGATCTCGACCTGCCCGACCTTGGGAAACTCGGCGAGGTGCTCGACGGCATCCTCCGCTCCGCCGACCAGCCGACTCTCCACGACGGCATTCGCGAAAGTATCCTCCACTCCGCCCTCGGTCTCACCACGGTGGAGGCGGAGAATGCGTTCGCCCTGTCCATGGTCGAGTGGGGCCGCGTCGATCCGATCCTTGTAGCCCGGGAGAAGGCCCGCACCTTGAAGCGAGGCGGGCTCCTGGAGGTGATCGAGGCCAAGCCGAACCTCGACGACATCGGCGAACTCGATGCGCTCAAGCGTTGGCTATCCCAGCGTCGTCCCGCCTTCGGTGCTGCCGCCCGCGACTATGGGCTGCCGGTGCCCAAGGGCCTGCTCATCGTCGGCATCCCCGGCACCGGCAAGAGCCTCACTGCCAAGGCCACCGCCGGCGTCTTGCAGCTTCCGCTGCTGCGCCTCGACATGGGCCGGGTGTTCGGCGGCATCGTCGGCCAAAGTGAGGCTAACCTCCGCTCGGTGATCCGCACCGCCGAGGCCATCGCCCCATGCGTCCTTTGGATCGATGAGGTCGAGAAGGGCTTCGGCGGCAGCACCGGCAGTGGAAGTTCCGACGCCGGAACTTCATCGCGCGTCTTCGGCAGCTTCCTGTCCTGGATGCAGGAGAAGGAGAAGCCGGTGTTCGTTGTCGCTACGGCCAACGACGTGAGCCAGTTACCGCCGGAGTTCCTGCGGAAAGGAAGATTCGACGAGATGTTCTTCGTTGATCTGCCCGACGATAAAGAGCGCGCCGCCATTTGGGAAATCGTCATCGCCCGGCACCGTCGCGACCCAAAGTCGTGCGACCTCGGAGCACTAGCCGCGGCGACGGACGGGTTCACCGGCGCGGAGATCGAAGGAGCTTATCGGGAGGCGCTGCACGAGGCCTTCGCCGACAGCCGAGAGCCCGACTTCGCCGACCTCCAGTCCGCCATCGCTACCACCACTCCGATATCAAAGCTGATGGAGGAGCGAATCGAGGCGTTGCGGAAGTGGTCAAAGGGCCGTGCCCGTGAAGCCGGAGCCCCGGTGAAGTCGTCTCCCGCCACACCACGCGATTCGCGCCGCGTCCAGGCGTGCAACTGAAACAGGGCACGCCGCGAATCGAACAAGGGCCGTCCCGCACACCGGCGGGGCGGTTCCCGATACTTTCCCTTTTTCTCGCCGTTCCGGCGACAATGCCACAAACCACAAACAACCAATCCAGCACTCGCATGGACAACGCCACGCCGGCCACCACCACCGCCTCGCTCCATTACCGCGAAGGCAACTCCGATAAAGTCTACCAAGCCGCCATCGAACCGAAGGACGACGGCTTCATCGTCACCTACGCCTACGGTCGACGCGGCACCACCCTGACTACCGGCGCCAAGACCGAAGCTCCGGTGCCGCTCGCCACCGCCACGGGAATCTTCAACAAGCTGATCACCGGCAAGCTCGCCAAGGGCTACACACCGGCGGAGGACGGCACGCCCTACCGGCAGACCGGCGACGAGGGACGCGACAGCGGCATCCGTTGCCAGCTCCTCAACCCGGTCGAGGAAAGCGAGCTGGCTCGCCTGCTGACCGACACCCGCCACTGCCTCCAGCAGAAGCACGACGGCCGCCGGATGCTGGTCCGCAAGCAGGGCGACGACATCACCGGCATCAACCGCCGCGGCCTTCTCGTCGCCTTGCCCGACCCGATCCATCACGCCGTAGCCGAACTGCCCTACGACGTCCTTATCGACGGCGAGGCCGTGGGCGACATCCTCCACGCCTTCGACCTGCTCGAAGTGAAGGGCAACGACCTGCGCGCCCACCGCTACATCGACCGCTTCGCCGGCCTGATCTCCCTCATCCCGCCCGGGCAGCCCGCCCTCCGCTGGGTCAGCACTGCGATCAGCCCCGACGACAAGGTCGGCACCTACGGGGAACTCAAGCTGGAAGGAGTCGAAGGCGTCGTCTTCAAGGACGTCGACGCGCCCTTCACCCCGGGCCGCCCGAACTCCGGTGGACCCCAGCTCAAGTTCAAATTCGTCGAGAGCGCTTCGTTCGTCGTGCTGGCCCACAACCCGCAGCGCAGCGTCACCCTCGGCCTCTACCCGGCCGGCGGCGACACCCCGGTTCCCGCCGGCAACGTCACCATCCCTCCAAACCACGAGGTCCCGGCACCGGGCGACGTGATCGACGCGAAATACCTCTACGCC
This genomic interval from Luteolibacter arcticus contains the following:
- the tnpB gene encoding IS66 family insertion sequence element accessory protein TnpB (TnpB, as the term is used for proteins encoded by IS66 family insertion elements, is considered an accessory protein, since TnpC, encoded by a neighboring gene, is a DDE family transposase.) produces the protein MLSFSGSLKVFVAVEPCDMRRSFSGLHDAVGTKLKEDPKSGAIFVFTNKRPTLLKILYFDGILRLAKGAGHALVPTGCRLKLPPELEHEVAIIDLDLPDLGKLGEVLDGILRSADQPTLHDGIRESILHSALGLTTVEAENAFALSMVEWGRVDPILVAREKARTLKRGGLLEVIEAKPNLDDIGELDALKRWLSQRRPAFGAAARDYGLPVPKGLLIVGIPGTGKSLTAKATAGVLQLPLLRLDMGRVFGGIVGQSEANLRSVIRTAEAIAPCVLWIDEVEKGFGGSTGSGSSDAGTSSRVFGSFLSWMQEKEKPVFVVATANDVSQLPPEFLRKGRFDEMFFVDLPDDKERAAIWEIVIARHRRDPKSCDLGALAAATDGFTGAEIEGAYREALHEAFADSREPDFADLQSAIATTTPISKLMEERIEALRKWSKGRAREAGAPVKSSPATPRDSRRVQACN
- a CDS encoding WGR domain-containing protein, whose amino-acid sequence is MPQTTNNQSSTRMDNATPATTTASLHYREGNSDKVYQAAIEPKDDGFIVTYAYGRRGTTLTTGAKTEAPVPLATATGIFNKLITGKLAKGYTPAEDGTPYRQTGDEGRDSGIRCQLLNPVEESELARLLTDTRHCLQQKHDGRRMLVRKQGDDITGINRRGLLVALPDPIHHAVAELPYDVLIDGEAVGDILHAFDLLEVKGNDLRAHRYIDRFAGLISLIPPGQPALRWVSTAISPDDKVGTYGELKLEGVEGVVFKDVDAPFTPGRPNSGGPQLKFKFVESASFVVLAHNPQRSVTLGLYPAGGDTPVPAGNVTIPPNHEVPAPGDVIDAKYLYAFRESGAVYQPVNLGKRDDIPATECGVEQLKYKPEPAS